The DNA window CGATATCCCCTATTCGCTTACCTACAACGGCTACTTCAATTGCTTTGTAAAGACTTTCCTTTGTAACCTTTAAAAGGTTCAAAATTTCAGGCTTTACATCACCAATTGCAAAAGTATAAGCAGAATCACCAAAAAATTTATTTTTGATTACTCCACAATCAACAGAAACAATATCACCGTCTTTTAATTCATACTTACCGGGTATTCCATGGACTACTTGTGAATTAACTGAAATACACAATGAGTTCGGGAAACCGTTATAATTTAAAAAAGCAGGTATTGCTTTGTGATCATTAATAAACTCAAATGCTAATTTATCCAATGATAAGGTAGTAACACCAGGTTTAATAACTTTTGCAACTTCGGCTAAAGTTTTTCCAACAAGTAAAGAACTTTCTCGTATTAACTCTATTTCTTCTTTCGTTTTATAATACAAGCCTTTCACGCTCTGCTTTCCCCTCTTCTTATATTAAGCTGTAGTCATACTCATTGAAGAGCGACCTTTTATTCTTCCATTCTTCATTAATCCATCATAATGACGCATTAACAAATGACTTTCAATTTGTTGTAATGTATCTAAAACAACACCCACCAAAATCAACAATGATGTTCCTCCAAAAAATTGAGCAAATCCAGCGTCAACATTCAATAAGTATGCAAAAGCAGGTAAAATTGCTACAAATGCTAACAAAATAGAACCAGGCAATGTAATTCTGGACATTACCGCATCAATGAATTCAGCTGTTTTTTTACCCGGTACAACCCCTGGAACAAAACCACCATTACGTTTCATATCCTCTGCCATTTGGTTTGGATTTACAGTAATAGCGGTATAAAAATATGTAAAAACAATAATCAATAGCGCAAATACTAAATTATACCAAAAACCATTGTGGTTTGACAATGCGCCTAATACACCTGTTAATGATTCAGATTGAGTATAAGAAATAACTGTAATCGGAATAAACATAATTGCTTGAGCAAAAATGATTGGCATTACACCAGCTGCATTCACTTTCAAAGGAATGTATTGGCGAGTGCCACCGTATTGTTTGCTACCAACAATTTTCTTCGCGTATTGCACAGGAATTTTGCGGGTACCTTGAACCAACATAATTGATCCAACAATGATTAATAATAAAAGAACGATTTCGATTAATAACATAATTAATCCACCGCCTCCACCTTCGCCACCTAAGCGGTTAGCAAATTCTTGTAAGAAAGACTCAGGCAAACGAGCAATGATACCAATCATAATGATTAACGAAATTCCATTACCAATACCTTTATCGGTAATTTTTTCACCCAACCACATTACAAACATAGTACCTGTAACCAAAATCAAAATAGATTGTGCCATCCAACCAAAACCTGCATCAGCAACAACACCTGCTTTATTTGTAATTTGGGTAGCAATGTAACCAGGGGCTTGCATCAATGTAATACCTACAGTTAAAAAACGAGTAATTTGATTTATTTTTTTACGGCCGCTTTCACCTGACATTTGAAGCTTACGGAAATAAGGTAAAGCCATACCTAACAACTGCACTACAATGGATGCAGAGATATAAGGCATGATTCCTAAACCAAAAACAGAAGCACGAGAGAAGGCACCATTTGCAAAAATATTAATCAAGCCGATTATTCCTTCGTTAGATGTCTTACTTGCATCAGAAAGTGCTTTCGCGTCTACTCCAGGAAGAACGACATATGAACCCAAACGGTAAACCAAAATAAGTCCGAGCGTCATAAGAATACGACTTCTCAGCTCTTCGATTTTCCAAATGTTTTTTAATGTATTTATAAAGTTTTTCATAAAACAGTATTACTGTGTTTAATTAAGCTTTTTCAACTGAAACAGCTGATCCGCCTTTTGCTTCAATTGCAGATTTTGCAGATGCAGAAAATGCATGCACAGAAACATCTACTTTAGATTTTAGTTCACCACGACCAAGCACTTTCACTTTGTCGTTTTTGTGAGCCAATCCTTTTGATATCAAAAATGCTAAATCGATTGTAGCAACTTTGTTGTTATCTACTAAGCCTTGAATAACATCTAAGTTAATTCCACGATATTCAACACGGTTAATATTTTTAAATCCGAATTTCGGAACACGTCTTTGTAATGGCATTTGACCACCTTCAAAACCTCTTTTCGCAGAGTATCCGGAACGTGACTGAGCACCTTTGTGACCTTTTGTTGATGTTACGCCTTTTCCTGATCCTTGACCTCTACCTAAACGCTTTTTAGCATTTTTTACAGAACCTTCTGCTGGTGTTAATTTACTTAAGTTCATCTTTTTAATTTTATAATTTTTGATTTTTAGATTCTAACAAATCTAAATTTCTACAATTTATTTTTACTTAATTACGGTTATCAAATGAGCTACTTTGTTTACCATTCCCATTACTTGAGGAGTTGCTTCCTTCTCAATTGTTTGGTGCATTTTGATAAAGCCTAAAGCGCGCAAAGTACGTTTTTGACGAACTGTTTGTCCGATTCCGCTTTTTACTTGTTTAATTTTAATTGTTGCCATTTTTATTTTAGTTTAAAGTTTGAAAGTTTAAGGTTTAAAGTTTTTCAACTTTTCAACTTTGAACTTTTAACTTATTTTTATCCGTTAAATACTTTTTCCATTGAGATACCACGTGTTTGCGCTACAGTTGCAGCATCACGCATTTTCATCAACGCATCCATTGTTGCTTTCACAACGTTATGAGGGTTTGAAGAACCTTTAGATTTTGCCAATACGTCTGTAACACCAACGCTTTCTAAAACTGCACGCATCGCACCACCTGCAATAACACCGGTACCATGAGCTGCTGGTTTTAAGAAAACCAAAGATCCACTGAATTTGCCCAATTGTTCGTGAGGAACAGTTCCTTTAACAATAGCAACTTTAATCAGATTCTTTTTAGCATCATCAATTCCTTTAGTAATAGCATCCGTAACCTCTTTTGCTTTTCCTAAACCATAACCAACAATCCCTTTTTCGTTTCCAACTACAACGATAGCTGAAAAGGTGAAGTTTCTACCTCCTTTAGTAACTTTCGTTACACGTTGGATACGAACAAGTTTATCTTTTAGTTCGATATCACTTGATTTTACTCGTTTAAGGTTTGCGTTTGACATTATCTGTTATTTTTAGATTCAGTCCCGATAACGGGATTTAATTTTTTACATTAGAATTTTAAACCAGCTTCACGAGCACCTTCTGCTAATGATTTCACACGTCCATGATACAAATAACCATTTCTATCAAAACGAACAGATGAAATTCCTGCTTTAATTGCTTTTTCAGCGATTGCTTTACCAACCAATTTCGCTTGGTCAATTTTATTTCCTTTTGCATCAGCGATTCCTTTGTCAGTTGAAGATGCTGCTACCAATGTTTTTTCAGCAACATCATCAATCAATTGAACGTAGATACCTTTGTTACTTCTGAAAACAGACAAGCGTGGGCTTTGAGCGTCTCCGTTAACTACTTTACGGATACGTTGTTTAATTCTGTTTCTTCTGAAATCTTTTGTATTAGCCATTTTATTTACCTTATTTCTGCCCCATTTTTGCGGGGCAATTAAATTCTTATTTATTATTTACCTGCAGATTTACCGGCTTTTCTTCTTAAGATCTCACCTGTAAATTTAATACCTTTACCTTTGTAAGGCTCAGGTTTACGCAATGAACGGATTTTAGCAGCAACAGCTCCTAACAATTGCTTATCTGCTGATTCCAAAATAATTTTTGGATTCGAACCCTTTTCAGTTGCCGTAGTAACTTTAACTTCTGCCGGTAACTCGAAAGCAACGTTATGAGAGAAACCCAAGGTTAATTCTAACATTTGTCCTTTATTAGCTGCACGATAACCAACACCAACAAGTTCTTGTTCTGTTTTATATCCTTCACTAACACCTTTTATCATTGAAGCCAATAATGCGCGGTACAAACCGTGCATTGCTTTGTGACGTTTTTGCTCAGTAGCACGAATTACAGTTAAAACACCATCTGTGTTTGAAACAGTAATTGCTGAATCCATAGCTTGCGTTAAAGTTCCCTTTGGCCCTTTAACAGTTGCAACATTCTTATCAGAAACATTGAACTCAACTCCTTTCGGAAGTGTGATTGGTAATTTACCTATTCTTGACATTTTTCTTTCCTCCTAAATATTAATAAACATAGCACAATACTTCGCCACCTACTTTTTGTGTTTTCGCTTCTTTATCAGTCATTACACCTTTAGAAGTAGAAATAATAGCGATACCTAACCCGTTTAAAACGCGAGGTAATTCTGTTGAACCGGCATATTTTCTTAAACCCGGGGAACTCACTCTTTCAAGATTTTTGATAGCCGACTGTTTGTTAACAGGGTGGTATTTCAAAGCAATTTTAATAGTGCCTTGAGCGGTTGTATCTTCAAATTTGTAGCTAAGGATGTAGCCTTTTTCAAAAAGGATCTTTGTGATCTCTTTTTTTAGGTTAGAAGAAGGAATCTCTACGATTCTGTGGTTTGCTTTGATAGCATTTCTCACTCTTGTGAGGTAATCTGCAATTGTATCTGTCATTTTATTTGGTTTTATATGTTATCCCGCGAACAGGATAATTATACATGAATACTCTTTTTTAGTAATCGAGCTGAATTACCAGCTTGATTTGGTCAATCCAGGAATCAAACCGTCAAGCACCATTTCACGGAACTGATTACGTGAAATACCGAATTGACGCATATACCCTCTCGGACGACCAGTTAATTTACAACGGTTACGTTGACGAGTTGGTGATGAAGCTCTTGGTAATTTTTGTAATCCAACTGAATCACCTGCAGCTTTTAAAGCAGCTCTTCTTTCAGCGTATAGATCAGCAAGTCTCTTACGTTTAACTTCTCTTGCTTTCATTGATTCTTTTGCCATTCTTTTTCTTTATTTAGGATTTGTGATTTAGTCCCGTACGTACGGGACTAATTCCTTAATTTATTTCTTTTGATTTTTAAAAGGTAATCCGAATTCACTTAACAATGCTAATGCTTCTCCATCAGAAGTTGCAGAAGTTACAAAGGTAATATCCATACCCATGATTTTGCTAACTTTATCAATATCAATTTCCGGAAAAATGATTTGTTCAGTAACTCCTAATGTATAGTTACCACTTCCATCAAACCCTTTATCGTTGATTCCTCTGAAGTCACGGATACGTGGAAGAGCAACAGAAATTAATCTGTCTAAAAACTCATACATTGTATCGCCACGAAGCGTTACTCTCACTCCAATAGGAACACCTTTACGAAGTTTAAAGTTAGAGATATCTTTCTTAGAAATGGTAGACACAGCTTTTTGTCCGCTGATCGTTGTCATTTCCTTAATAGCACCTTCAATCAACTTTTTATCAGAAACAGCGTCTCCAACACCTTGATTAAGGCATATTTTTTGAAGTTTAGGCACTTGCATAGAACTGCTGTAACCGTACTTTTTTTGTAAAGCTGGAACTACGTCCGCTTTATATTTGTCTTTTAAACGTGGTGAATAAGCCATTATTTAATTACCTCCCCTGTCTTTTTTGAGTAACGTACTAATTTTTTCGATTTTTCATCTAATTTGCGACCAACGCGGGTCACTTTACCTGTTCCTGGTTCAACTAGCATTAAGTTTGAAACATGAACTGACGCTTCTTTTTTAATAATTCCGCCTTGAGGATTTTTTGCATCCGGTTTAGTATGTTTCGATACTAAATTAACTCCTTCAACAACGGCACGGTTTTTAACTTTATCGATTGATAAAACTTTACCTTCCTGACCTTTTGAGTCTCCTGCAAGAACTTTTACTAAGTCGTCTTTTTTGATATGTAATTTAACTTTCATTGTTTTTTATTTTGTTCCAAGGCTCAGACCTTGGCTATAATTATAATACTTCCGGTGCTAAAGAGATGATTTTCATAAAATTTTTATCTCTCAGTTCACGAGCTACTGGTCCGAAAATACGGGTTCCTCTTAACTCGTCTGTAGCGTTTAACAATACAACAGCGTTGTCATCAAAACGAATATAAGAACCATCCGGACGGCTGATTTCTTTTCTTGTTCTAACTACTACCGCTTTTGAAACAGCTCCTTTTTTAATGTTTCCAGAAGGTAAAGCGTGTTTTACAGTTACTACCACTTTATCTCCAATTGAAGCATATCTTTTTTTCGTACCGCCTAGTACACGGATAACCAGTACTTCTTTCGCACCGCTGTTATCAGCTACTAATAATCTTGATTCCTGTTGTACCATTTTTTTATTTATCTAGTTTGGGTTGATAAACTAATTTTTAGTCAGCGCACCCCAAAGGTTTTTGTTTAACTATTTCGCTCTTTCGATTACTTCAACCAGTCTCCAGCATTTGTTTTTGCTGATTGGACGTGTTTCAATAATTTTTACGGTATCACCGATATTGCAAGTGTTTGCATCATCGTGCGCAACAAACTTAGTCGTTTTGTTTACGAACTTACCATATTTCGGGTGTTTTACTTTACGTTCAACCGCTACAACAATGGATTTTTCCATTTTGTTACTGGTAACTGTACCAATTTTTTCTTTTCTTAAATTTCTTTCCATTGTTTGAAATTATTTTTTAGCCTCAGCAATTTGTCTTGAGCGAAGTTCTGTTTGTAATCTAGCTACTGTTTTTCTGTTAGCAGTGATGCTAGCAGGATTTTCAATAGGAGATACTGAATGATTCAACTTTAATTTAGACAAAGAAACTTTTTGTTCTTTGATTCTGTCGTTAAGATCAGTAGTTGAAAGTTGTTTGATATCTTCTTGTTTCATTTTTGTTGATGTTCTTTAATATATTAGTTTGCTTCTGCAGCGTAATCTCTTCTAACAATAAACTTTGTTGTTACAGGTAATTTTTGTGCAGCTAAACGCAATGCTTCTTTTGCAACTTCCATAGGAACGCCTTCTGCTTCAAACATGATACGCCCCGGTTTCACTACTGCAACCCAATATTCAGGAGCACCTTTACCTTTACCCATACGAACCTCTGCAGGCTTAGAAGTAATTGGTTTATCAGGGAATACACGAATCCAGATTTGACCTTCACGTTTCATAAAACGAGTAACTGCAACCCTTGCAGCTTCTAACTGACGAGCTGTAACCCAGCATCCTTCAGTTGCCTTTAATCCAAATGAACCGAATGAAAGTTGATCGCCACGCTTCGCGTTGCCTTTCATCTTCATTTTGTGCATCTTTCTAAATTTGGTTCTTTTCGGCTGTAACATTATTTCTTATTTTTTGATTTTTTTCCCGATAACTTAGGGATAAAATTATTTATTTTTAGTTTTAATTACTTTCTCTCTCTTCTGTCGTTTCCACCTTTTCTAGGTCCGCCAGTTCCACGTTTTTCAAACTTTGGATTTCCAGTTTTTGGAGCTCCACCTTTACCATCTTTAGCACCGGCAGCAGCGTTTCCTACATTTGGAGAAAGGTCACGTTTTCCATAAACTTCTCCTTTGCAGATCCAAACTTTAACTCCGATACGACCATAGGTTGTATGTGCTTCACCCAATGCATAATCGATATCTGCACGCAATGTATGTAATGGTGTACGTCCTTCTTTATACCCTTCAACACGTGCCATCTCAGCTCCAGCCAAACGACCAGAACATTTTACTTTAATTCCTTCTGCACCCATTCTCATTGTAGAAGCAACTGCCATTTTCACAGCTCTACGGAAAGAGATACGGCCTTCAATTTGACGAGCAATACTATCAGCAACTAAACGAGCATCTAATTCAGGACGTTTAATTTCAAAAATATTGATTTGAATATCTTTTTTAGTAATCTTTTTTAATTCTTCTTTGATTTTATCAACTTCAGCTCCACCTTTACCGATAATAATTCCAGGACGAGATGTGTTAATAGTAACAGTAATAATTTTCACTGTTCGCTCGATCACAATTTTTGAAATACTCGCTTTTGCCAAACGTGCTTTCAAATATGTTCTAATTTTGTGATCTTCTACTAATTTGTCGGCAAAGTTTTTACCACCATACCAGTTAGAATCCCATCCTTTAATGATGCCTAAACGTAAGCCTACCGGATTTGCTTTTTGTCCCATTGAAAATTATTATTTAGTTTCTTCTTGTTTCTTGTTTGATACTTTTTTCTTTTCTTCTACTTTTTTGCTGTCAACAACAATCGTAACGTGGTTTGAACGTTTTCTGATTCTGTTTGCACGTCCTTGTGGAGCTGTTCTTAAACGCTTCATTTGAAGTGCGCTATCAACAAAAATTTCTTTCACAACCAAGTTGCTGTCTTCAGGACGTTGTCCTGTTTTCGCTTCGTAGTTTGAAATTGCTGATGCCAACAATTTTTCTAATCTTCCGGAAGCTTCTTTTGGATTGAATTTTAAAATATTCAAAGCCATAAATACTTCTTTACCTCTGATAAGGTCGGCCAACAATCTCATTTTACGAGGAGATGTAGGGCAATTTTTCAAGACAGCAAAATATCTGCTTTTGTTTGCCTCTTTGCGAGCATCTGCCGCGTTTTGTTTTCTAACACCCATTTTACTTGTATATTATAAATCTCTTAATAACTATTTTGCTACTTTATCTTTGTTTCCAGAGTGACCTCTGAACGTACGTGTTGGTGCAAATTCACCAAATTTATGTCCAACCATGTTCTCTGTAACATAAACCGGAATAAATTTATTCCCGTTGTGAACCGCTACTGTTAATCCAACGAAATCCGGAGAAATCATTGATCTGCGAGACCAAGTTTTGATTACTGTTTTTTTACCTGAAGCTTGAAGATCTAATAATTTTTTCTCAAGTTTCCAGTCGATAAAAGGACCTTTTTTTAATGAACGTGCCATCTATTTTTGTTTTTAGGTTGTGAATCTCAAATTGATTGAGACCATTAAACCGTTATTAAATTATTTTTTTCTTCTTTCGATAATGTATTTGTTAGAAGCCTTTTTCGGATAACGTGTTTTATATCCTTTAGAAGGCAATCCAGTACGAGAACGTGGGTGACCACCTGAAGCTCTACCTTCACCACCACCCATTGGATGATCCACAGGGTTCATTGCAACCGGACGAGTTCTCGGTCTGCGACCTTGCCAACGTGTACGACCAGCTTTACCGCTGATTTCCAAGTTGTGATCCGCATTCGATACTGTACCAATTGTAGCCATACAAGTAACTAACACCATACGTGTTTCACCTGAAGGCATTTTAATGATTGCATATTTCCCATCTCTTGCACTCAATTGAGCAGCAGAACCAGCACTACGAGCCATAATAGCTCCTTGTCCCGGACGCAATTCAATATTGTGAATAGCTGTTCCTAATGGAATATCAGATAAATAAAGTGCGTTTCCTACTTCAGGAGCAGCATCTTTACCAGATACAATTTTTTGTCCTACTTGCAAACCGCTTGGAGCAACGATATAACGTTTTTCTCCATCAGCATAAACAACTAAAGCAATACGAGCGGTACGATTTGGATCGTACTCGATTGTTTTAACTGTTGCAGGAATACCTTGTTTATCTCTTTTGAAATCGATGATACGATACTGTTGTTTGTGACCACCACCAATGTAGCGCATAGTCATTTTACCTGTATTATCGCGACCTCCGGATTTTTTTACCGGTACCAACAAACTTTTTTCTGGTTTGCCGTGTGTGATATCATCGTTATCACTTACTAATTTAAAACGTTGCCCTGGGGTTAGGGGTCTAAATTTCTTTAAAGCCATCTCAGTTTTTTTATTTTCACAGGTTACAAACCTGTATAATTATTTCCTTATTTTTCTTAAGTAGATTTTCTTCTACTCATAGGTTGGTTAAAACCTTCCTATTACTAAATGCTTGCGTAAAAATCAATTGCTTCGCCTGCTTTAAGCGTTACAACTGCTTTTTTATGCTGGTTCACTCTACCAATAGCAATACCTTTTGTAGTGTTACGGGTTTTCACTTTTCCAACATAATTTTGTGTGTTTACTGACTCAACAGTAACACCATATAATTTTTCAACAGCTGATTTTATTTCCACTTTGTTAGCAGCTTTTGCCACTACAAAACCATAGCGATTAAATTTTTCGCCTTGGGCTGTCATTTTTTCGGTTATAACCGGTTTTACTATCACGTTCATCTTATTAATTGCTTAATAAATTTTCAATTTCCTTCACTGAACTCTCTACCAATAACAAATTACTTGCGTTCAAAATATCGTAAGTGTTTAAATCCGAAGCAGTTACGACTTTTGCATTGGTCAAATTTCGGGACGACAAATATATGTTTTTATTTGATTCCCCCAACACTAATAGTGTTTTTTTATCTGAAAGCTTCAAATTATTGATTAGATCAGCATATTTCTGAGTTTTTGGAGAATCAAAAGTAAAATCTTCCAAAACTGTAATATTACTTCCTTGAGCTTTATAAGTTAAAGCAGATAGACGAGCCAAACGCTTTAATTTTTTATTCAATTTAAAAGAGTAATCTCTTGGACGTGGACCAAAAATACGGCCACCACCTACGATTGTACCAGATTTGATACTACCTGCACGTGCTCCACCTGTACCTTTTTGTTTCTTTAATTTTTTAGTTGAACCAGAAACTTCATTTCTTTCTTTCGACTTATGAGTTCCTTGACGTTTATTTGCTAAGTGTTGTTTCACATCCAAATAAATGGCATGGTCATTCGGCTCGATGCCAAAGATTGCATCGTTTAAGCTCACCTTCTTAGAAGTAGCTTTACCGCTTATATTTAAAATTGATACTTCCATTTTATTTCTCGATTGTAACGTATGAACCTTTTGCACCTGCGATAGACCCTTTTACAATTAAAAGGTTTTTATCTGCAATTACTTTTACTACTTCTAAGTTTTGAATTTTTACACGGTCTCCACCTGTTCTTCCAGCCATTCTCATTCCTTTGAATACGCGTGAAGGCCAAGATGATGCACCCAATGATCCTGGCGCACGTTGACGATCATGTTGTCCATGTGTTGATCCTCCAACACCACCAAAACCGTGACGTTTAACAACACCTTGAAAACCTTTACCTTTTGAAGTACCTGCTACATCGATAAAGTCACCTTCAACGAATAAATCAACAGTAACTACTTCACCAAGATTTTTCTCAGTTTCGAAGTATTTAAATTCAACCAATTTACGTTTAGGAGTGGTAGCGGCTTTAGCAAAGTGACCTTTCATTGCAGAAGAAGTATGTTTTTCCTTCTTCTCATCGAATGCCAATTGTACTGAAGCGTATCCGTCTTTCTCCAAGGTTTTTACTTGCGTAACAACGCAAGGACCAGCTTCAATAACTGTGCATGGTATATATTTACCATTGGCACTGAAGATACTGGTCATTCCAATTTTTTTACCTATTATTCCAGACATTTTTATTTATTTATTATTTGTTTTTTATTACGATGCTTTGATTTCTACTTCTACTCCACTTGGTAATTCTAATTTCATAAGTGCATCAACTGTTTTAGAAGTTGAGTTGTAGATGTCTAATAATCTTTTGTATGAGCACAATTGAAATTGTTCACGTGCTTTTTTGTTTACGTGTGGTGAACGCAAAACTGTGTAGATTTTTTTCTGTGTCGGCAATGGAATCGGTCCACTAACAACAGCTCCTGTCATTTTCACAGTCTTAACAATTTTCTCAGCAGACTTATCAACTAAGTTGAAGTCGTAAGATTTTAATTTGATTCTGATTTTTTGGCTCATAGTTTTATTTGATAAAGAACGATGTTA is part of the Bacteroidota bacterium genome and encodes:
- the rplW gene encoding 50S ribosomal protein L23; translated protein: MNVIVKPVITEKMTAQGEKFNRYGFVVAKAANKVEIKSAVEKLYGVTVESVNTQNYVGKVKTRNTTKGIAIGRVNQHKKAVVTLKAGEAIDFYASI
- the rplD gene encoding 50S ribosomal protein L4, with translation MEVSILNISGKATSKKVSLNDAIFGIEPNDHAIYLDVKQHLANKRQGTHKSKERNEVSGSTKKLKKQKGTGGARAGSIKSGTIVGGGRIFGPRPRDYSFKLNKKLKRLARLSALTYKAQGSNITVLEDFTFDSPKTQKYADLINNLKLSDKKTLLVLGESNKNIYLSSRNLTNAKVVTASDLNTYDILNASNLLLVESSVKEIENLLSN
- the rplB gene encoding 50S ribosomal protein L2, which codes for MALKKFRPLTPGQRFKLVSDNDDITHGKPEKSLLVPVKKSGGRDNTGKMTMRYIGGGHKQQYRIIDFKRDKQGIPATVKTIEYDPNRTARIALVVYADGEKRYIVAPSGLQVGQKIVSGKDAAPEVGNALYLSDIPLGTAIHNIELRPGQGAIMARSAGSAAQLSARDGKYAIIKMPSGETRMVLVTCMATIGTVSNADHNLEISGKAGRTRWQGRRPRTRPVAMNPVDHPMGGGEGRASGGHPRSRTGLPSKGYKTRYPKKASNKYIIERRKK
- the rplC gene encoding 50S ribosomal protein L3 — protein: MSGIIGKKIGMTSIFSANGKYIPCTVIEAGPCVVTQVKTLEKDGYASVQLAFDEKKEKHTSSAMKGHFAKAATTPKRKLVEFKYFETEKNLGEVVTVDLFVEGDFIDVAGTSKGKGFQGVVKRHGFGGVGGSTHGQHDRQRAPGSLGASSWPSRVFKGMRMAGRTGGDRVKIQNLEVVKVIADKNLLIVKGSIAGAKGSYVTIEK
- the rpsJ gene encoding 30S ribosomal protein S10, with protein sequence MSQKIRIKLKSYDFNLVDKSAEKIVKTVKMTGAVVSGPIPLPTQKKIYTVLRSPHVNKKAREQFQLCSYKRLLDIYNSTSKTVDALMKLELPSGVEVEIKAS